The window GTGTTGACCGAGGAGCCGAACGCGGTCCACATGTCGTGCCGGCCGGCGATGCTCTCGTCGTAGTTCGTCGGGCAGTACCGCTGCGTACCCGGACAGGCCGCCGGACTGCCCGGCTCGACGGTGTACGACGACTCGTACCGCTGCGCCGCGTCGATCGGGTGGGACAGTGGGATGCCCCGTTCCAGGGCGGCCACCACGGTGAAGATCTTGAAGGTGGACCCGGCCTGGTACCCGGTGACGTCGGCGCCCCCGGTGAGCAGCGGATTGGTCGTACGCGGGTAGGTGCCCCTGACCCCGGCCGCCGCTTTCGCCGGATCGGTGGCGGGACCGTTGACCGGCTTCGCCGGGTCGTCCAGGGCGAAGTCACGGTTGGCGGCCAGGGCCCGTACCCGCCCGGTGCCGGGCTCGACCGCGGCCAGCATCAGCGCCTGGGACGCCCCGGTCGGCAGTTCCCGCTCGACGTTGCGGTGCGCCGCCGCCTGGGTGGGCGCGTCCAGGGTGCTGACGATCCGGTACCCGCCGCCCTTCAACCGCCGCTCCCGGTCGTACTCGGTGCTCCCGAACGTCTCCTGCTCCAGCCACCACCGGTAGAAGTAGTCGCAGAAGAAACCCCAGTCCTGCTTGCCGGTGACCGAGCACCCGTTCGCCGCCACCCGCCCCTGCACCGCCAGCGGGACCGCCCGCGCGGCGGTCGCGTCCGCCTCGTTGATCGCCGAGGTCTCGACCATCTGCCCGATCACCCAGTTGCGCCGGTTCAGCGTCTCGGCCGCACCCCGCCCGGCGGTGTCCAGGGCGTTGTAGAAGTTCGGCGACTTGACCAGCCCGGCCAGCATCGCGGCCTCCGGCACGGTCAACTCGCGGGGCCGCTTGCCGAAGTAGAACCGGGCGGCGGCCGAGACGCCGTAGGTGCCGTTCCCGAACGGGGCCAGGTTCAGATAGCGCCGGAGGATCTCGTCCTTGCTCAGGTGCACCTCCAACAGCGACGCCAGGCGCATCTCCCGCAGCTTGCGCGCCTTGGTGTCCTCGCTGGCCGCGACGACCGACCGCGGATCCGACGCCGAGTAGGTGGCGGTCATCCGTACCAGTTGCATGGTCAGTGTCGACGCGCCCTGCCGGCCGCCGACACTGTTGGCGACCAGGGCCCGCAGGAAGCCCCGCACGTCGAAGCCCCGGTGCCGGTAGAACCCGTGGTCCTCGGCCGCGATGATCGCGTCGCGCATCGCCGGGGCGATGTCGTCGAGCGCCACGTCCTGGCGGTTCTCGTCGAAGAAGACGGCCAGCGGGGTACGGCCGTCGGCGGCGAACACCCGGGTCGCCTGCGGCGCCTCGCTCACCCGCAACTCGACCGGAAGGGTCTCGAACGCCTCCACCCCGGCCTTCGCCGCCAGCCCGGTGAACGCCAGCCCGGGGAACGCCAACGCGGCGACCAGCACTCCGGCGGCCACACCGGCGACCAGCATCGTCCCGATCCTGATCAGCCGGACCTGCCGGGGCGTGCGCGTGCGGACTTGTCGCGGGGACATTCGACACCACCTTCGGGTACGACCGGACCTTCGGGTACGACGGGCAGCAGGCATCCGTGACCAGTAGATCGGCCGGGCCGACCGGTGGTGGCCGACGCGGCCAGGATCCCCCGAAGGGGATCGCGATCGCCCCGACCGGCAGCGCGCCACGACACCGCGCGCCGATGATCCGGCAGTTCGCTCGACCACCTGTGCCGTGGCGGCGTCCGGATCGGATAGCGTCGTGCCCATGCCCGAGACCGGTTACCCCTGGCCGATCGAGACCACCCGGCTGGACAACGGCCTGCGTGTGGTTGTCAGCGAGGACCGCACCGCCCCCGTGGTGGCGGTCAACCTCTGGTACGACGTCGGGTCGCGACACGAACCCGAGGGCCAGACCGGCTTCGCCCACCTCTTCGAACACCTGATGTTCGAGGGCTCGGTCAACGTGGCCAAGACCGAACACATGAAGCTCATCCAGGGCTCCGGCGGGTCGCTCAACGCGACCACCAACCCGGACCGGACCAACTACTTCAACACGGTGCCGGCCGAGCACCTGGCCCTGGTGCTCTGGCTGGAGGCCGACCGGATGGGCGGCCTGGTGCCGGCACTGACCCAGGAGACGCTGGACAACCAGCGCGAGGTGGTGAAGAACGAGCGGCGCCAGCGGTACGAGAACGTCCCGTACGGCGACGCGTGGCTGCGTCTGCTGCCGCTGCTCTACCCGCCGGGGCACCCGTACCACCACTCGACGATCGGGTCGATGGACGACCTGAACGCGGCCGACCTGACCACCTTCCAGAACTTCCACACCACCTACTACGCGCCGAACAACGCGGTCCTCACCGTCGTCGGCGACACCTCGGCCGGCGAGGTCTTCGCACTGGCCGAGCGGTTCTTCGGCGGGCTGAAGCCACGGGCCGACATCCCGTCCGCACCGGACGGGCTGGTGGTGCCGTCGACCGGCGTACCGGCACGGGAGACGGTGTACGCCGACGTACCGGCGCCGCGGGTCTTCCTGGCCCACCGCACGTACCCGTTCGGCACCCCGGAGTACGACGCGGTGACGGTCCTCGGCTACCTGCTCGGCCACGGCCGGGGCAGCCGGCTCTACCAGCGGCTCGCCGACGGGGCCCGGCTCGCCCAGCCGGACAACATCGGCTCGTACGGGGTCGACCTGGCGCACGCTCCCGCCCCGCTGATCATCACCGCCACCGCCCGCCCCGGAGTCTCCGCCGACGAGCTGACCGCCGGGCTGACCGAGGTGGTGGACGAGCTCGCCGACGGCGGGGTGACCGGGGCCGAACTGGACCGGGCCCGCGCCCTGCTGACCACCGCCTGGTGGCGTTCGCTGTCGACGGTCGACGGCCGGGCCGACACCCTCGGCCGGTACGCGCTCCAGTTCGGTGACCCGGCCCGTGCGGCCGACCGGCTGCCGGGCTGGCTCGGGGTCGGTGCCGACCAACTGGCCGAGGTGGCCGCCGAGGTGCTGCGTCCGGCCGACCGGGTGACCCTGACCTACCTGCCGGAGGAGAAGGCATGACGCTCATCGCTGACCGTCCGGAGACGGGCGAGCCGCGCCCGTACCGGTTCCCGCAGGTGGTCCGGCGGACGGTGGCCGGCGGTGACGTGGTCGCCGCCCACCTGCCCGGCCACAACCTGGCCGCCGCCACGCTGCTGCTCGACGCGGGCGCCGGCCGGGAGCCGCTCGGCCGCGAGGGGCTCGGCGGGGTGCTGGCCAAGGCCCTCGAAGAGGGGACCGCCCAGCGGGACTCGTCCGCGTACGCGCTGGCCCTGGAGGGGCTCGGTACCGAGCTGAGCATCGGCAGCGACTGGGACGCGTTCCAGGTCGGGGTCCAGGTGCCGGCGCGCCGGCTGCTGGCCGCGGTGCAACTGATGGCCGAGGCCGTCCGGACGCCCAGGCTCGACCCCGCCGACATCACCCGGGTACGCGACGACGAGGTCACCGCCCTGCGGATGTACTGGGCCAACCCCGGCCCCCGGGCCGACGCGGCGCTGCGGGCCGACCTGTTCGGGGCCGACCAGCGGCACGGGCGGCCGATGGACGGCGACCCGGACTCGGTGGCCGCGATCGGCATCGACGACGTGACCGCGTTCCACGCCGACCGGCTGCTCCGGCCCGGCACCCTGCTCGTCGCCGGTGACCTGGACAAACTCGATCTCGACGCGCTCGGCGGGGCGGCCTTCGCCGGTGCCTCCGGTGCCCCGGCCCCGGTCGAGGCGCCGCTCGACGTCGCCGTACGCGACCAGCGGCGGATCATCGTGGTGGACCGGCCCGGTTCGGTGCAGTCGACGCTGCGCATCGGGCACCCCGGACCCCACCGCGCGCACCCCGACTACGTGTCGATGACCCTGGTCGGCACCGTGCTCGGCGGGGCGTTCACCTCCCGGCTGAACCACCTCCTGCGGGAGGTACGCGGCTACACCTACGGCATCCGCGCCGACTTCGGCCTGTCCCGGCGGTTCGGCCGGTTCGTCGTCGCCGGAAACGTACAGACGGCGGTGACCGCGCCCGCCCTGGTGGACGCGATCGGTGAGATCAGCCGTACCGCGATCGAGGGCGTGACCGAGCCGGAGTTGGCGGTCGCCCGGTCCTGGCGGGCCGGTCAGCTCTCGGTGGAACTCCAGTCGCCTCGGGCGATCGTCGGCGCCCTCGGCACCCTGGTCCTGTACGGGCTGCCGGACGACTACCACGCGACGTTGCGTACCCGGTTGTTGGCCTCGACCGAGGCGGAGGTGTCTGCGGCGGCCGCGACCCACCTGCACCCGGACGGCCTGACCCTGGTGGTGGAGGGCGACGCGGCGATGATCCGGGACGAGATCGCGGCGACCGGGCTCGGCGACGTGGTCGACGCCGGGCAGTAGCCCGACCAGGTGGTGTGGCGGAGCCGGTCAGCGGGAACGCTGGCCGGCTTCCGTCGTCTGGTTGCCCGTGCCGACCCGTGCGCCGTCCTGCTCGGGTGCCTGCCTCGGCCGGGGTGTCCCGGCCGGGTCGGTCGCACCGGTGTCGGTCGCCCCGGCCGACCGGTCCGGTCCGGTCGGGGCGACGGGGCCGGCGGGTGGCTCGTCCGGACCGCCGGGAGCGGTCGGTGGGCCGGACGGACCGGCGGGACCGGTGCTCGGGCCGATCGGCGGATGGGGGCCGCCCGGGTCGGGGCCGGGGCCGGCCAGCCGTGCCCGGCGCGCGGCCCACCAGCGTTCACCCGCGCCGACCAGCAGGAACACACCCACCACGTAGGCCCAGCCGACCAGCACGTCGATCACGTAGTGCTCGCCGGTGTAGACCAGGGTGAAGGTCATCGCCAGGGGATACGCCAGCAGCAGCGGCCACCATCGGCGCTTCACCGACGGCAGGAAGAAGAGCACGACAAAGAGCGCGAACGCGGTGTGCAGCGACGGCATCGCGGCCACCGGGTTCGAGGCGAGCTGGAGCACGTTGAGCGTGTTGCCGGCACCGTGCAGGCCGAACTCCTGCCAACCCCGGTTCGAGATCCGGGCCACCTCGACCGGGAGGAAGCCCTCCACCGAGGCCCACCACGGCGGAGCCGCCGGATAGACGAAGTACGTGATCAGGCCGGCCAGGCTGAGCGCGAACCAGCGGCGCATGAAGGCGGCCCAGCGCGGGCGGGACTTCAACCAGAGCACGACCGCGGCGGCCAGCGCGGCGACGAAGTGGGAGAAGTAGACGAAGCTCGCGAGGACGTCGTACCAGCGGACGTCGGGGTGGAAGAGATGCTCCTGCAACCAGATCGTCGGGACCACGCCCCCGGTCGCCCACCCGAACATCCACTCGTCGGCGTGGATCAGCTCGGTGACGTGCGGGTCGAAGTAGTCGTCGGCGAAGCCCCGGGAGACGTTGTAGATCGCGAGCAGGATCACCACCGGCAGCCAGTCCCGGGCGAAGACCAGGTGCTGCCGCCACGGCAGGTGGATGCCCCAGGCGACGGTCGCCGCCCAGAGCCAGAAGAAGGCGTAGAGCGGGTCGGTGGGCAACCCGATCAGCAGCCAACCGGCCACGAAGGCGACGATCCAGACCGCCATCGCGCCGGCCCGCCGCAGACGCAGCTCAGCGGCGGTGCGCTCGGGGGCGGACCCGGCCGGCGACCCGGGCGGTTGCTTCCTCTCCATGGCGACCCAGGCTAGCCGTCCGGTCTGATCGCGACCGACGGCGGGGCGGGATGTCCGGGATGGGACGAGCAGGCCGGGGGAGGAATTTTCCGGGCGACGGCCAGTATTGTGCGGCGAATGGAAACGCTGACCGCCCGCGGTCGCCTGGTCCGGGTGGTGGTGACCCTGGTCGGCGCGGGCCTGTTGTTGGCCGGGACGCTGGTCGGCTCGGACGACAACTTCCCGTTCGGTCCGTTCCGCATGTACGCCACCACCGACCGGCTCGACGCCCCGGTGGCCGAGGCACTGGTGCTGGCCCGGGACGCGGCCGGGGACGAGTTCGTGCTGACCGAGCGGGAGACCGGTATCCGCCGGGCGGAGATCGAGGGGCAGCTGAGCCGCTTCGCCGCCGACCCGACGCGGCTGAACCTGGTCGTGGACGCGTACCACCGGCGCAACCCGGATCGGCCGGCGCTGGACACCGTCTCGATCGTGATCCGCCGGCACGCCATGACCGGCGGCCGACCGACCGGGGTCGACACCGACGAGACCGTCGTCAACTGGCAGGTGACCCGGTGAGGCGGGTCGGCGACTGGCTCACCACGCCGGTGCCGCTGGGCCGGGTGGCGGCGTTCCGTACGGTGGCCTACCTCCTGGTGGCGGCGGACATCGTCTTCTTCACCGGTTGGTTGCGGGGCCGGACCGCGGTCTCCGGCGAGCTGTACGCGCCACTGCTGGTCGGCCGGATGCTGCCGCTGCCGACCCCGAACGCGGCCCTGGTGACCACGCTGTTCTGGGTGCTGCTGGCGGCCACGCTCGCCGCCGCCACCGGGCGGGCACCCCGGCTGCTCGGCTGGACGGTGCTGGCCCTCTACTTCGAGTGGCTGGTCATCGCGTTCAGCTACGGCAAGGTCGACCACGACCGGTTCGGCATCCTGGTCGCCCTGGCGGTCCTGCCGACCGTCGGCCGGGCCCGGCACGGCGACCTGACGCTCAGCGCCAAGGCCGGTTGGGCGCTGCGGGCGACCCAGCTCGCGGTCATCGCGACCTACTTCCTGGCCGCCTGGGCGAAGCTGCGCTTCGGTGGGCTCGACTGGCTCACCGGCGCCACCCTGGCCCGTGCGGTGATCCGGCGCGGCACCTTCGCCAGCGACTGGCTGCTGGACGTGCCCGTACTGCTCACGATCGGGCAGTTCGGGATCATGGCGTTCGAGCTGACCAGCCCGCTGGTGTTCGTCCTGCGCGGTCGGGCCCGGTACGCCATGATCGGCTTCTTCTACGTCTTCCACGCGGTGACCTGGTCGGCGATCACCATCTCGTTCATGCCGCACCAGGCGGCGATGACCGCCTTCCTCCCGCTGGAACGGGTACGTCCGGTGGTCTGGGCCCGGCGGCGCCTCACCGGCCTGTCCCGGACCCCTTTCGGCCGTGCCGCCGACCCGCTCGGTGCACCCGTGTCCCCGGCCGATCAGGTGATACCCGTGTCCCCGGCCGGGCCGGTGATACCCGTGTCGCCGGCCGGACCCGTGACGTCGGTCGGACCGCCGTCCGGTGACCCGCCGCCGGTGGGGGCGGTGGCCGGGGCCGCCGAGCCCGGACCGCCACTCGTCGACGACACCACCGGGGCCGGTGGTGCGGGCGGTGGCGGTGGGGCCGATCGGGCCGGCGGTGGGAACTGAGTGCCGTGCCGGCCGATCTTCTGGGTAGCCTCACAGACATGAGGATTGGCATTGTGGGCGCCACCGGCCAGGTCGGCGGCGTCATGCGGCAGGTGCTGGCGGACCGGCGGTTCCCGGCGGAGCAGGTACGGTACTTCGCCTCGGCGCGCTCCGCCGGTCAGGTGCTGCCCTGGGGCGACACCGACGTGACCGTCGAGGACGCGTCGACCGCGGACTACCGGGGACTGGACATCGTGCTCTTCTCCGCCGGTAAGGGGACATCGCGCGACCTCGCCCCACGGGTCGCGGAGGCCGGCGCGGTGGTGATCGACAACTCCTCGGCCTGGCGGATGGACCCCGAGGTGCCGCTGGTGGTGGCGGAGGTCAACCCCCAGGCCGCGGCCGTACGCCCGAAGGGCATCATCGCCAACCCGAACTGCACCACGATGGCGGCGATGCCGATCCTGCGCCCGCTGCACGAGGAGGCCGGGCTGGTCAGCCTGGTCGTCGCCACGTACCAGGCGGTCTCCGGTGCCGGTCTGTCCGGCGTCGGCGAGCTGGACGAGCAGGTACGCAAGGTCGCCGAGCAGGCCAGCGGACTGACCTTCGACGGGTCGGCGGTCGACTTCCCGACCCCCCGCCAGTTCAGCCAGCCGATCGCGTTCAACGTGCTCCCGCTCGCCGGCTCGATCGTCGACGACGGGTCGGACGAGACCGACGAGGAGCAGAAGCTGCGCAGCGAGAGCCGCAAGATTCTCGACCTCCCCGGGCTGCTGGTCTCCGGGACCTGCGTACGGGTGCCCGTGTTCACCGGCCACTCGTTGCAGATCAACGCCCGGTTCGCCCGGCCGATCAGCCCGCAGCGTGCGGTGGAACTGCTCGCCACGGCGCCGGGTGTGGCGCTGGAGCAGGTGCCGACCCCGTTGAAGGCGGCCGGTCAGGACCCGACCTACGTGGGTCGGATCCGGGCGGACGAGACCGTCGAGCACGGCCTGGCCCTCTTCTGCTCCAACGACAACCTGCGCAAGGGCGCCGCCCTCAACGCGGTCCAGATCGCCGAACTGCTGGCCGGAACGCCGGCCTGAGTGACGTACGCCGGGTCGCCGGTCAGTGTCGCCCGGCGACCGGCCCGGAACAGGGGAGGAAGACATGGCTGACGACCGTTTCGACGAGGCACTGCTCGACCTGCTGGGCAGCCGACCGTACGGGGTGCTGGCGACCATCAAGCGCGATGGTCAACCCCAGCTCTCCAACGTCGTCTACCACCTCGACCGGAAGCAGGACCTGATCCGGGTCTCGGTCACCGACGGCCGGCCCAAGACGGCGAACCTCCGGCGGGACCCGAGGGCCAGCCTGCACGCCACCTCGCCCGACGGCTGGGCGTACGTGGTCGCCGAGTGCGGTGCCGAGCTGGCGCCGCCGGCCACCGACCCGCACGACGCCACGGTGGAGGAACTGGTCGACCTCTACCGCGCCGTCAGCGGTGAACACCCGGACTGGGACGACTACCGGCGGGCCATGGTGGCCGACCGGCGGCTGGTGCTCCGGTTGACCATCAGGCGGGTCTATGGCATTCCGCCCCGGAGCTGACGCCCGGCACCGTCAACCGCCGGGGATATCGCCGGAATGCTCTCTTGCCGCCCATCATGGTCGTAGGAATGCTCTCTTGTCGTTGATCGGCGATTCGGGCGCGATTCCGCTCCTACCATCAGGCAATGGTGCATCTCGATGCGATCCGATCCGCCGCCCGGTCACTCACTCCGATGTGGACCGACCGGATCGGTGAACTTGTCTCGTACGAATCACCGCCAGGAGCGCTGCCCCAGCTGAACGCCTGCGCCGACCTGCTCGCCGGCTGGGGCGAGACGATCCTCGGCCGTCCCGCCCAGCGCCTGCTCCGCGACGGGCTACCCCACCTGCTCTGGCCCGCCGAGCGGCAGAAGGTGCTGCTGCTCGGACACTTCGACACCGTCTGGCCCGAGGGCACCATCCGGGAGTGGCCGTACCGGGTGCGGGACGGGATCGCCACCGGTCCGGGGGTGTGCGACATGAAGGGCGGCATCGTCCAGCTCCTCGCGGCGCTGTCCCTGGTGACCGACCCCTCCGACGTGGGCGTGCTGCTCACCTGCGACGAGGAGACCGGCTCGACCACCTCACGGGCGCTGATCGAGGAACAGGCCCGGCGCTCGGGCGTGGTGCTGGTCTGCGAACCGTCCACGGAGGACGGAGCGCTCAAGGTGGCCCGCAAGGGAGGGTCGGTCTACCGGGTCGAGGTCCGGGGCCGGGCCGCGCACGCCGGGGTGGAGCCGTTCCGGGGCATCAACGCCACCATCGAGCTGGCCCACCAGGTGCTGGCCGTACAGGCGCTGGCCTCCGTACCGGACGGTACGACGGTGACGCCGACCGTGGCCAGCGCCGGCACCACCACGAACACGGTGCCCGAGTCGGCGACCTTCTGCGTCGACGTACGGTCCTGGAGCCGGGCCGAACTGCACCGGGTGGACCGGATGATGCACCGCCTGGTGCCCCGGCTGGCCGAGGCCGGGCTGACCCTGGGCGGGGGCCTCAACCGGTACCCGATGACCCAGGCGGTGGCGCTGCCGCTGCTCGCGCTCACCCGGTCCGCGGCCGTCGCGATCGGCCTGGAACCACCGGCGGGTGTCTCCGCCCCCGGCGCCTCGGACGGGAACTTCACCGCCGCGCTCGGCGTGCCCACCCTGGACGGACTCGGCGCGGTCGGCGGATATCCGCACGGCCGGGGCGAGTACATGGACCTGCGGCGGATGCCGGAGCGGGTGGCGCTGCTGACCGCACTGGTCGAGCGGCTGCTGACCGGCCCGCTGCCGCCGCACCTCCCGCCCGCCGCGCTGGACACCCCGGCCGGAGCCGGATCACCGGCGCCGCTCGGCGCGCCGGCCGGAGCCGGATCGCCGTCACCACTCGACGCGCCGAGCCTGCTCGACCCGTCGGCCCGGCACGGTTCGCCGGTTGCGCGGGACCTCCAGGCGGGACACGACGTGCCGGCGGGGCAGCCCGGCTGAGCGCCCCGGCCGGGGACACAGAGACGCGTACCGGCGGTTTCGTCCGGCGACACCCGCCCGCCGGATCGCCCCGGAACCCGTCCGTCTGCCTAGGATCGGAGCACCAACTGCTGTCCGCCGCTCCGGGTCCGGCGGACCGGGCCGACGCCGTCCGACGCCTCGGCGACCGGCTCGCCGAGCGCACCCGGCGAAGGTGGGCGCGGGTATGACCGGCACAGCCGAACTTCCAGTGGAGCACGCCGTCGGTCCCCGGTTCGGGGTCGAGGAGGAGTTCCTCGTGGTCGATCCGGAGACCCGGGAGGCGGTTCCGCAGGCGGAGGCGGTGCTGCGGCGGGCAAAGGCGGAACTCGGCGAACGGGTCGGTGGCGAGATCACCACGTTGCAGGTCGAGACCAAGACGACACCCTGCCACGACGTGACCGAACTGCACCGGCAACTGGTCGAGGGGCGGGCCGTACTCGGGGTCGCCGCCGGGGCCGAGGGACTGCGGGTGGTGGCGAGCGGCAGCGCCGTGCTCGGCGACGTCGTACCGCCGCCGATCGTCTCCGGCGAGCGCCCGGCCAGGGGTACGGCGACCTTCCGGGGCCTGCACGACGAGGTGGCCATCTGCTCGGTGCACGTGCACGTCGAGATGCCCGACCGGGACCGGGCGGCGCTGGTCAGCAACCACCTGCGGCCGTACCTGCCGGTGCTGATCGGGTTGACCGCGAACTCGCCGTACTGGGCGGGGCGGGACACCGGGTACGCGAGCTGGCGCACCATCGCCTGGCACCGGTGGCCGGTCGCCGGGCCGCCGCCGTACTTCACCTCGGCCGAGCACTACGACCGGGTGGTGGACACCCTGCTCGACGCCGGTGCCCTGGTCGACCTCGGCACCCTGTTCTGGGACATCCGGCTGTCGGCACACCTGCCCACCCTGGAGATCCGGGTCGCCGACGTGCCGATCACCGCCGAGGAGTCCGCGCTGTTCGCCGCCCTGGTCCGGGCGCTGGTCGTACGCGTCGGCACGGAGGTCGACCGGGGCGAACCCGGACCGGTGGTCCCGCCCGAACTGCTCCGGGTGGCCTACTGGCGGGCCGCCCGCGACGGGCTCGCCGGACACGGGGTCGACCCGCTCACCGGCGAGCTGCGCCCGGCGGTCGACCTGGTCGACCGGCTGTTCCGGTACGTCCGACCGGTGCTGGCCGAACACGGCGACCTGCCGCTGGTCACCCCCTGGCTGGACCGGCTCCTCGGCACCGCCGCCGACGGTGCGGTACGGCAGCGCCGGGCGGCGGCGCGGCGCGACCGGCTCACCGACGTGGTCGACGAACTCGTCGCGCAGACCGTCCCGGAGCTGGTCAACGCCGACTGAGCACGCTCGCGGTGGGCAGCGGAGCCGGTCCGGGTGACCCTTGTGGGGTACGGCCATACACCCCGGGGAGGCGTGGATGAGCACCACCCAGCAGGCTGAAACGAAACTGGTCCAGACGGCACGGCGACCGCCGGTCGAGATGGTCCGGACCGCACGGGCGTACGCGGAGCAGATGGTCGCCCGCCGCTCGGTCCGCGACTTCTCCGACGAACCGGTCCCACCGGAGGTGATCGAGGCGGCCGTGTCGGCCGCGGCGAGCGCACCGAGTGGAGCCAACCGGCAGCCGTGGCGGTTCGTGGTGCTCACCGACCCGGCCCGCAAGCGGCTGCTGCGGGATCGGGCCGAGGCGGAGGAGCGGGACTTCTACGACCATCGGGCCACCGAGGAGTGGCTGAGCGCCATCGCCCCGATCGGCACCGACTGGCGCAAGCCGTTCCTCGAGGTCGCCCCGGTGGTGATCGTGGTGTTCGAGGTGCACCGGGGCGGGGAGGACCCCAAGCCGTACTACGTGAAGGAGTCGGTCGGGATCGCGGTGGGGATGCTGATCAGCGCCCTGCACCTGGCCGGGCTGGCGACGCTGACGCACACCCCCAGCCCGATGCGGTTCCTCAACGAGGTCTGTGAACGCCCGGCGCACGAGCGCCCGTACCTGGTGCTGCCGGTGGGTTACCCGGCCGACGACGCACGGGTGCCGGAGCTGACCCGCAAGCCGCTGGCCGAGGTGATGATCGAACGGTGAGTGGGATCAGCGCAGTTGCGCCTCCGGTACGGCGACGTCGGCACTCAGGTGGGCCTGGAAGAACGCGTGCAGCGGAGCCACGTGCCGGTCCGGGCGGGTCCAGTGGGCGAGCAGGTCCTCCAGCAGGTGCCGTTCCTCGACGATCGAGCCGTTGCGGTACCGCCGCACGACGGGATGGATGAAGGCACTCTCCGCGGCCCGGTCCGGTGACGGGTGCCGCTCTATCGCGAACACGTCCGAGTAGTCGTCCCGGCCCCACCGCAGGGTGACCGTGTAGAAGTGCGACGAGTCGCCGAACCGCTGCACCGCATAGTCCTCGGGCAGGTCCTGGTAGTGCCGGAACTCGCCGGTCCGCTCGTCGCGTACCAGCACGTCGCAGAGGTACTCGAACTGGGTCCACAGGGCGGAACTCCAGTTCAGCCGCTCCAGCGTGAGCGAGGTCAGTTCCTTCGGCTCGGCCGGCAGCAGGTCGTAGGCCAGCGGCACCTCCTCGTACGACTCCTGTAGTAAACGGGTGAGCGTACGGAGGTTGTAGCGAAAGCCGTCGATGAAGGCCGACGACGCGCGCTTGAAGTCCCTGGCCTGGGCGATGGTTCCGGCGAAGTACAGCCCCGGCACGTTGGTCGACTGCCAGTCCGGGCCGGTCGCCGGCATCCGCCCGTTCGGGGCCAGCTCGGGGCGGCAGTTCGGGGCGAACACCGAGGTGTCCATCACGAACCCGGTGCAGCGGATCACCGAGTCGTACTCCAGCAGCTCCCGCTCGCCGTCGGCGTGGGTGTAACTGATCTCGACCTCGTACGCGTCACCCGCCGGGCGGATCACGTCCACCGTGCAGTCGAGCACCGAGTGCAGGGTCTTGAACTGGTAGCTGTCGAGCAGCGCGCCGTAGTGGGTCCGTACGTTGCCGGGGTGTTTGGTGTTCCAGGCGAGCTGGAGCGGTCGGGGGCTGGCCAGGTGCACCATCGCCGCGTGGCCGAGGATCGCCGACGCCGTCTCGAACGCCGAGTTGCCCTTGCCCAGGATGAGCACCCGCTGGTCGGCGAAGGCGGCCGGATCGGTGTCGACCTCCTCGTACCCGATCGCGTGCTCGATCCCGTCGATCTGCGGTACGTAGGGCGTGGCCCACCCGGTGGCCACGATGACACAGCCGGCCCGGATCGCCCCCCGGCTCGTACGGACCAGGAAGCCGGTGTCGCCCTCGACCCGCTCGATCCGTTCGACGGGTTCGTCGAACCGGATCGCTAGGTGGTGTTCGCGCTGGAAGTCGTCGAGGTAGCGGACCAGGTCGTCGGCGTGCGGGAAGTAGTCGCTGCTGTAGTGCGGGAAGTGCAGCTCGGGCTTGTCGTTGAGCAGCGAGTTCCAGTCCCAGCGGAGCCGGATCTCGGGGTCGTTGCTGCGGGTGTGCACCTTGTTGAGGGAGATCAACCGGCGG of the Micromonospora sp. NBC_01796 genome contains:
- a CDS encoding penicillin-binding protein, whose product is MSPRQVRTRTPRQVRLIRIGTMLVAGVAAGVLVAALAFPGLAFTGLAAKAGVEAFETLPVELRVSEAPQATRVFAADGRTPLAVFFDENRQDVALDDIAPAMRDAIIAAEDHGFYRHRGFDVRGFLRALVANSVGGRQGASTLTMQLVRMTATYSASDPRSVVAASEDTKARKLREMRLASLLEVHLSKDEILRRYLNLAPFGNGTYGVSAAARFYFGKRPRELTVPEAAMLAGLVKSPNFYNALDTAGRGAAETLNRRNWVIGQMVETSAINEADATAARAVPLAVQGRVAANGCSVTGKQDWGFFCDYFYRWWLEQETFGSTEYDRERRLKGGGYRIVSTLDAPTQAAAHRNVERELPTGASQALMLAAVEPGTGRVRALAANRDFALDDPAKPVNGPATDPAKAAAGVRGTYPRTTNPLLTGGADVTGYQAGSTFKIFTVVAALERGIPLSHPIDAAQRYESSYTVEPGSPAACPGTQRYCPTNYDESIAGRHDMWTAFGSSVNTYFVPLIERVGAANTVDVARRLGIGFRARSDAALADDPKSADRWGAFTLGVSATTPLDLANAYATLAAGGRYCVPTPVQEIRDRTGGQLDAVAPRCRRAVKPEVAYAAIDAARCPVGDTSTANRCREATAGDARRLVGHPMAGKTGTTDDRRTASVVETTTSLTVAGILADPDLPGGTTGMPREVVSPAVSQTLADAMEGRPEREFPKATATLMGLPELPLPKLRCLPAQQATERLRAAGFRVAVYPKRVDSDCPEGVVAETDPGTRAVTGAVVTLRLSNGRFAPTTGVPVPD
- a CDS encoding M16 family metallopeptidase → MPETGYPWPIETTRLDNGLRVVVSEDRTAPVVAVNLWYDVGSRHEPEGQTGFAHLFEHLMFEGSVNVAKTEHMKLIQGSGGSLNATTNPDRTNYFNTVPAEHLALVLWLEADRMGGLVPALTQETLDNQREVVKNERRQRYENVPYGDAWLRLLPLLYPPGHPYHHSTIGSMDDLNAADLTTFQNFHTTYYAPNNAVLTVVGDTSAGEVFALAERFFGGLKPRADIPSAPDGLVVPSTGVPARETVYADVPAPRVFLAHRTYPFGTPEYDAVTVLGYLLGHGRGSRLYQRLADGARLAQPDNIGSYGVDLAHAPAPLIITATARPGVSADELTAGLTEVVDELADGGVTGAELDRARALLTTAWWRSLSTVDGRADTLGRYALQFGDPARAADRLPGWLGVGADQLAEVAAEVLRPADRVTLTYLPEEKA
- a CDS encoding M16 family metallopeptidase — protein: MTLIADRPETGEPRPYRFPQVVRRTVAGGDVVAAHLPGHNLAAATLLLDAGAGREPLGREGLGGVLAKALEEGTAQRDSSAYALALEGLGTELSIGSDWDAFQVGVQVPARRLLAAVQLMAEAVRTPRLDPADITRVRDDEVTALRMYWANPGPRADAALRADLFGADQRHGRPMDGDPDSVAAIGIDDVTAFHADRLLRPGTLLVAGDLDKLDLDALGGAAFAGASGAPAPVEAPLDVAVRDQRRIIVVDRPGSVQSTLRIGHPGPHRAHPDYVSMTLVGTVLGGAFTSRLNHLLREVRGYTYGIRADFGLSRRFGRFVVAGNVQTAVTAPALVDAIGEISRTAIEGVTEPELAVARSWRAGQLSVELQSPRAIVGALGTLVLYGLPDDYHATLRTRLLASTEAEVSAAAATHLHPDGLTLVVEGDAAMIRDEIAATGLGDVVDAGQ
- a CDS encoding phosphatase PAP2 family protein, with product MERKQPPGSPAGSAPERTAAELRLRRAGAMAVWIVAFVAGWLLIGLPTDPLYAFFWLWAATVAWGIHLPWRQHLVFARDWLPVVILLAIYNVSRGFADDYFDPHVTELIHADEWMFGWATGGVVPTIWLQEHLFHPDVRWYDVLASFVYFSHFVAALAAAVVLWLKSRPRWAAFMRRWFALSLAGLITYFVYPAAPPWWASVEGFLPVEVARISNRGWQEFGLHGAGNTLNVLQLASNPVAAMPSLHTAFALFVVLFFLPSVKRRWWPLLLAYPLAMTFTLVYTGEHYVIDVLVGWAYVVGVFLLVGAGERWWAARRARLAGPGPDPGGPHPPIGPSTGPAGPSGPPTAPGGPDEPPAGPVAPTGPDRSAGATDTGATDPAGTPRPRQAPEQDGARVGTGNQTTEAGQRSR